A stretch of Catenulispora sp. EB89 DNA encodes these proteins:
- a CDS encoding ricin-type beta-trefoil lectin domain protein gives MIRRLLTRSRASSLVVAVFVALAVPTAAATAAATSATTPTAAPADVTNCQPQGSISLAGGEYTLQSNEWNSSASQCVTATTGTAWTVSTANFNLSGGAPATYPSIYKGCHWGACTTNSGLPIQVSRLGSATSSWSTTQPAAGAYDVAYDLWTNSAPTTGGQPDDSEIMIWLNSRGGVSPFGSQTGTVSAGGLNWNVYTGRQSSWNIVSYVLQGGGTSVTNLDVKALINDSVQRGVTGANSYLIDAEAGFEIWQGGQGLGTNSFSFNATQSSGGGGGATGPITGIAGKCVDVAGANTANGTAVQLYDCNGTNAQQWTVGTDGTIRALGKCLDVTAAGTANGTLTQLYDCNGTAAQQWAVGANSSLRNPNSGRCLDATGNSSANGTRLQIWDCAGSANQQWHLPS, from the coding sequence GTGATCCGGCGACTGCTGACCCGCTCCCGTGCCTCCTCCCTTGTCGTGGCGGTCTTCGTCGCGCTCGCCGTGCCGACCGCCGCCGCAACCGCTGCCGCGACGTCCGCAACGACTCCGACCGCCGCCCCCGCCGACGTCACCAACTGCCAGCCGCAGGGCTCCATCAGCCTGGCCGGCGGCGAGTACACGTTGCAGAGCAACGAATGGAACTCCTCCGCCTCGCAGTGCGTGACCGCCACGACTGGGACGGCCTGGACCGTGAGCACCGCGAACTTCAACCTCAGCGGCGGCGCCCCGGCCACCTACCCCTCGATCTACAAGGGCTGCCACTGGGGTGCGTGCACCACCAACAGCGGACTGCCGATCCAGGTCAGCCGGCTTGGCAGCGCGACTTCCTCCTGGTCGACGACGCAACCCGCCGCCGGCGCCTACGACGTCGCCTACGACCTGTGGACCAACTCGGCGCCCACCACCGGCGGCCAGCCGGACGACAGCGAGATCATGATCTGGCTCAACAGCCGGGGCGGCGTGTCGCCGTTCGGCTCGCAGACCGGCACCGTCTCCGCCGGCGGCCTGAACTGGAACGTCTACACCGGCCGCCAGAGCTCCTGGAACATCGTCTCCTACGTCCTGCAGGGCGGCGGCACCTCGGTCACCAACCTCGACGTCAAAGCCCTGATCAACGACTCGGTCCAGCGCGGCGTCACCGGCGCCAACTCCTACCTCATCGACGCCGAGGCCGGCTTCGAGATCTGGCAGGGCGGCCAGGGCCTGGGCACGAACTCCTTCTCCTTCAACGCCACCCAGAGCTCCGGCGGCGGCGGAGGCGCGACCGGTCCGATCACCGGCATCGCCGGCAAGTGCGTCGACGTCGCCGGCGCGAACACCGCCAACGGCACGGCCGTCCAGCTCTACGACTGCAACGGCACCAACGCCCAGCAGTGGACGGTCGGCACCGACGGCACGATCCGCGCCCTCGGCAAGTGCCTGGACGTCACCGCGGCCGGCACCGCCAACGGCACTCTGACCCAGCTCTACGACTGCAACGGCACCGCCGCGCAGCAGTGGGCCGTCGGCGCGAACAGCAGCTTGCGGAACCCCAACTCAGGACGCTGTCTCGACGCCACCGGCAACAGCAGCGCCAACGGCACCCGGCTCCAGATCTGGGACTGCGCCGGCTCCGCGAACCAGCAGTGGCACCTTCCCAGCTAG